From the Bdellovibrio reynosensis genome, one window contains:
- a CDS encoding RCC1 domain-containing protein — translation MEQLNVNDVLGTMNKAAYYKHSSIKFVSLLTKGIHFLTGISFCILSGCSLDIALISSEQGAASLIWNQDAFDNGELKAEWTPADSEKVVEQELLYYKGPTCDEPILPSVKLSPDQKTNVASFTKTDGTQYSFKVFSLDKNGISSASNCSNPITYKAGFTVHGPANGFINSSNYSAAGFSGKCVVGSQIEVALPNSASFTSFNCGTENWSQSIDLSSLAPIYSGNLIFKVTPPSAQAKEYSLTIYKDIVIPLVAITSSTPINLLNHSSYAVSGTCSEDGKSVIISVGAVSETATCSGGAFTKVLDISGTTVSPVNIMATHKDAVENVETDTASVTLDISPPTVTSFLINNGDVATASVNSILSMNVAEATEMYLTNTPGCTAGGTWQSYVNSLAWTLPSANGVNTVYAKFKDVNGNESLCISDDISISTPPTIAFTTPAAGAYVNLSNVASFTVGGTCSENNQSITFTGPGGFTGTATCLGSSFTAILNLTPVPQGNFQLTATISNSFGTSTSVTSPVYTKDTVAPTGTVIINANQTDTISLTVTLSVNSIVGSQIYITNTPGCAADGTWVTANFLSKSWTLNTPDAVNTVFVKYKDAAGNETPCYSDSISHSSVVPTVSLSSPVSGSYINIATGTSVTLSGGCSEEGKNVTISISTFSALTAVCTAGSWSKTFNFSAKADQTYSVNITHSRSTGVNATPVTASYIKDTTAPTITGFSINNGTAVTSSQNATLNVTSHTGTETYVTNNALCLTGGTWEPVSFPKAWTLPTLNSTNTVYIKLRDAAGNESSCVSDFIIHDNTVPTLSITEPPAGTFINQYSAASFDVKGTCSAHGQIIYGVVTGEPSVGTSAAYCTGGYFTLHFNVSSLSDTSTTPYDFELSLTAANGNSVNTTSYYYMDATLPSAVSISGAPSGTNNSTGLNVTVSSATASFYKYFLIPPGGTGSCAISSAYIGTKYPVSTPITDLLTETGNYTLCVVGIDDHDNWSTAATTASWTRDAIKSTLSGAPTGVVTTTALNISVAGTNVTQYKYAIISTGGCATASFVGPVAVGSNITDNISALPNGPVKVCVIGGDASNNWQEVSVATETSWIKDSIVTLNISSAAVNRVSEGDTKTITFSMSGSKTFDVTAYFKITGDATSTEHNLTSGSITIPAGSTTANLPVNFLVNAATTGETLMNVHLTHTDSPAVLLDPKYQAQYFIRDSQKDLTTISLAINFYHACAVLDDNSLRCWGHSGVNLSRLGLGNTVGFADTAKTVAPGISFKSVTAGRDHTCALTTSGYVYCWGENLSNQIGDGTTARRTTPVLIDSSTTYTSISSGQAHTCGITTEQKLKCWGSADSYQTGLNTTSSAQTPTQVTSADFKFVSANSKTTCAIDTNDKLFCWGRNATGTVGDGTLIVKQVPTAIDSSNTYLMVAVGSGHSCGIISDGTLKCWGNNSQGQLGDNTLVTKTSPTVINSAVKYSWVTVNDDTTTDTNRGFSCGITDGGVLHCWGNNAGKQLADGTTTNRKIPTIADSGESYSRVYAVSQKACGITTAGAVKCWGNLYKDNTTGRNSDLYGFGYGTYLGAYGGSFFALSDYNFKTIGMPDSAADTSSQTCGITGNKLYCWGETSYFGDGLTYRRPAPVILDAQNNYSQVSEMHDSSNNCAITSTGTLKCWGRNNYGELGSAGNIGTNIFTPKVADPTTSYSQIFLRLGAACGITTTGALRCAGNNNFAKLGDGTTTHITNFTTIDSGVSYKQIGIGTAFSCGLTTSNKVRCWGTNTYGQLGTGNLNNSYTPIDTDPSESYRSISVGLDRTCGITMANKLKCWGNGLLGDNGAGDPKTPHVIDSASDYSSVTVNNSVACAIKTNGSTKCWGANTGVSLPSESGSAAQYNILIDYESQIAYSKIYLSGSSLCGLTPGGLYRCAGKGAGGVFGMVDPNQTYISNVLTVTAPVYIQKWLSY, via the coding sequence ATGGAACAACTGAATGTAAATGATGTTCTAGGAACTATGAACAAAGCTGCCTATTATAAACACTCATCTATAAAGTTTGTTAGCTTGCTAACTAAAGGCATTCATTTTTTGACTGGCATATCGTTTTGCATTTTGAGTGGCTGTTCTTTAGACATTGCGCTAATAAGTTCCGAACAAGGCGCTGCTTCATTAATTTGGAATCAAGATGCTTTTGATAATGGCGAACTTAAAGCTGAATGGACTCCTGCAGATTCAGAAAAAGTTGTTGAACAGGAACTACTGTATTATAAGGGACCCACTTGTGATGAACCCATTCTACCAAGTGTAAAGTTAAGCCCAGACCAAAAAACAAATGTTGCAAGCTTTACCAAAACCGATGGCACCCAATATTCATTTAAAGTTTTTTCTTTAGATAAAAATGGAATCTCGTCCGCTTCGAATTGTTCAAATCCTATCACTTATAAAGCAGGATTCACTGTTCATGGTCCTGCAAATGGCTTCATTAATTCAAGCAACTATTCTGCTGCAGGATTTAGTGGCAAGTGCGTGGTTGGTTCCCAGATAGAAGTTGCACTACCAAATTCAGCAAGCTTTACATCATTTAATTGTGGAACTGAAAATTGGTCACAGTCTATTGATTTATCTTCGTTAGCCCCTATTTATAGCGGCAATCTTATTTTCAAAGTAACACCGCCCTCAGCGCAAGCGAAAGAATACAGTCTTACCATTTATAAAGATATCGTGATACCCTTAGTAGCTATCACCTCTTCCACACCTATAAACTTACTTAATCATTCATCCTATGCTGTTAGCGGCACCTGTTCTGAAGATGGGAAGTCGGTGATAATAAGTGTTGGCGCTGTTTCTGAAACAGCGACTTGTTCTGGCGGGGCTTTCACAAAAGTGCTCGATATTTCAGGTACTACTGTAAGTCCTGTGAACATAATGGCGACTCACAAAGATGCAGTTGAGAACGTCGAAACAGACACGGCCTCGGTTACGCTCGATATATCTCCACCCACTGTAACATCATTCTTAATTAATAATGGAGATGTTGCTACAGCTTCCGTCAATTCAATTTTGTCAATGAATGTTGCTGAAGCTACAGAGATGTATTTAACAAATACGCCGGGATGTACAGCTGGGGGGACTTGGCAATCTTACGTTAATAGTTTGGCGTGGACCTTACCTAGTGCAAATGGTGTAAATACTGTCTATGCGAAATTTAAGGATGTGAATGGAAATGAGTCCTTATGTATAAGTGATGATATTTCGATTAGCACACCACCCACGATTGCCTTCACTACGCCTGCTGCGGGCGCATATGTGAACTTAAGTAATGTCGCTAGTTTCACAGTTGGTGGAACCTGCTCTGAGAACAACCAATCTATTACATTTACTGGGCCCGGTGGATTCACCGGCACAGCCACTTGTCTTGGAAGCTCCTTCACGGCGATTCTTAACTTAACGCCTGTACCTCAAGGAAATTTTCAGCTGACAGCCACAATCAGCAATTCATTTGGAACAAGCACCTCTGTAACCTCACCCGTTTACACAAAAGACACCGTGGCACCTACGGGAACAGTTATCATCAACGCCAATCAGACAGACACCATCAGTTTAACCGTAACCTTAAGTGTCAACTCAATCGTTGGCTCGCAAATTTATATTACTAATACACCTGGATGTGCGGCAGACGGTACATGGGTTACAGCGAACTTTTTAAGTAAAAGTTGGACTTTAAATACTCCGGACGCTGTAAATACCGTTTTTGTAAAGTACAAAGATGCTGCTGGGAATGAAACTCCATGCTATTCCGACTCAATCTCTCACTCTTCTGTTGTGCCGACGGTAAGTCTCTCTTCGCCGGTATCAGGCTCTTATATTAATATTGCAACTGGTACTAGCGTCACATTGTCAGGCGGTTGCTCTGAAGAAGGAAAAAACGTTACAATTAGTATATCAACTTTCAGCGCTTTAACTGCGGTTTGCACTGCGGGTTCATGGTCTAAAACCTTTAACTTTAGTGCAAAAGCGGACCAGACATATTCAGTTAATATTACACATTCACGAAGCACTGGGGTTAACGCGACACCAGTCACCGCTAGCTATATAAAGGATACTACAGCTCCGACAATAACAGGTTTTTCGATAAATAATGGAACTGCTGTTACCTCTTCGCAAAATGCAACCCTGAATGTGACTTCCCATACTGGGACTGAGACGTATGTCACCAACAACGCGCTTTGTTTGACAGGAGGAACATGGGAACCTGTTTCCTTTCCTAAGGCGTGGACTTTGCCTACCTTAAATTCCACAAACACAGTTTACATAAAACTTAGAGATGCTGCAGGTAACGAATCATCATGCGTTTCTGATTTTATAATTCATGACAATACTGTTCCCACTCTTTCCATAACGGAACCACCAGCTGGCACATTTATCAATCAGTACAGCGCAGCTAGTTTCGATGTTAAAGGAACTTGTTCTGCGCACGGCCAGATTATTTATGGTGTTGTTACCGGGGAGCCTTCAGTTGGAACATCTGCCGCTTACTGTACAGGTGGTTACTTCACCCTTCATTTCAATGTCAGTAGTTTGAGTGACACATCAACGACGCCATATGATTTCGAGTTGTCATTGACAGCTGCAAACGGAAATTCGGTCAATACCACTTCATATTATTATATGGATGCGACACTTCCATCTGCTGTATCAATCAGCGGTGCGCCCTCCGGAACTAACAATTCTACAGGTTTAAATGTTACGGTCTCAAGCGCAACAGCTTCATTTTACAAATACTTCTTAATTCCACCTGGAGGCACCGGATCTTGTGCGATATCTTCAGCTTACATCGGAACGAAATATCCAGTGTCGACACCAATTACAGATCTTTTAACTGAGACGGGAAATTATACTTTGTGTGTCGTCGGTATTGATGATCATGACAACTGGTCGACAGCAGCTACTACCGCTTCATGGACCCGCGATGCCATTAAATCGACACTATCAGGCGCACCAACAGGCGTGGTTACAACTACAGCTTTGAATATTTCAGTAGCTGGAACCAATGTTACCCAATATAAATATGCAATCATTTCAACCGGCGGTTGTGCGACAGCGAGCTTCGTCGGGCCCGTGGCTGTCGGCTCTAATATTACTGACAACATTTCTGCCTTACCAAATGGTCCAGTAAAAGTGTGTGTTATAGGCGGCGATGCCTCAAATAATTGGCAGGAAGTTTCGGTAGCCACTGAAACTTCATGGATCAAAGATTCAATAGTCACGCTGAACATCTCTTCTGCTGCTGTTAATAGAGTCAGTGAAGGCGATACAAAAACAATTACCTTTTCGATGTCTGGATCAAAAACTTTTGACGTGACAGCTTATTTTAAAATAACCGGCGATGCGACTTCCACTGAACATAATCTGACAAGCGGTTCAATCACCATCCCTGCAGGCAGCACGACTGCAAATCTTCCAGTCAATTTCCTAGTTAATGCCGCTACAACTGGTGAGACGTTAATGAATGTTCACCTAACTCACACAGATTCACCTGCAGTTCTATTAGATCCGAAATATCAGGCGCAGTATTTTATTAGGGACTCACAAAAGGATCTGACCACTATATCCTTAGCTATTAACTTTTACCATGCCTGCGCCGTTCTCGATGATAATTCATTGAGATGTTGGGGCCATAGTGGCGTTAACCTAAGCCGTTTAGGTTTAGGTAATACCGTCGGGTTTGCTGACACCGCCAAAACAGTGGCGCCTGGGATTTCATTTAAAAGTGTTACTGCGGGACGCGACCACACTTGTGCACTTACTACATCTGGATATGTTTATTGCTGGGGTGAAAACTTGAGCAATCAGATAGGCGATGGAACTACAGCAAGAAGAACCACTCCAGTTTTGATAGATAGTAGCACGACCTATACTTCTATTAGCTCCGGCCAGGCTCACACTTGTGGCATTACTACTGAACAAAAGTTAAAATGCTGGGGAAGTGCAGATTCTTACCAAACCGGCTTAAATACTACTTCCAGTGCGCAAACTCCGACTCAAGTTACCTCGGCGGATTTTAAATTTGTTTCTGCAAATTCAAAAACAACCTGTGCCATAGATACAAATGATAAACTTTTTTGTTGGGGTAGAAATGCGACGGGTACTGTAGGAGATGGCACTCTAATAGTGAAACAAGTACCAACGGCCATCGATTCTTCAAACACATATTTAATGGTGGCTGTAGGATCGGGGCACTCGTGCGGAATTATTTCTGACGGAACCCTAAAATGCTGGGGAAATAATAGTCAGGGACAACTTGGCGATAACACACTTGTCACAAAAACTTCCCCGACTGTCATAAATTCTGCCGTTAAATACTCCTGGGTTACTGTAAATGATGACACGACCACGGATACCAATCGTGGCTTTAGCTGCGGAATTACTGATGGCGGCGTACTGCACTGCTGGGGAAATAATGCAGGGAAACAATTAGCCGACGGCACCACTACGAATCGAAAAATCCCTACTATTGCCGATTCAGGCGAAAGTTACTCTCGAGTTTACGCTGTGTCGCAAAAAGCCTGCGGCATCACCACAGCCGGCGCAGTTAAGTGCTGGGGAAATCTTTATAAAGACAACACGACAGGACGGAATTCCGATCTTTATGGCTTTGGTTATGGCACCTATTTAGGCGCCTATGGGGGATCCTTTTTTGCTTTATCAGATTATAATTTTAAGACTATTGGCATGCCAGATTCGGCGGCAGATACATCTTCCCAAACTTGTGGTATAACAGGCAATAAACTTTACTGCTGGGGCGAAACGAGTTATTTTGGTGACGGTTTAACTTATCGTCGTCCTGCACCGGTAATCCTTGATGCTCAAAATAACTATTCTCAAGTAAGCGAGATGCATGATTCAAGTAATAACTGCGCTATCACCTCTACAGGAACATTAAAATGTTGGGGCAGAAATAATTATGGCGAGCTTGGATCGGCTGGAAATATTGGAACTAATATTTTTACTCCAAAAGTGGCAGATCCGACCACCTCTTATTCACAAATCTTTCTAAGACTTGGAGCAGCTTGCGGCATCACCACCACGGGGGCCCTAAGATGCGCCGGGAACAACAACTTTGCGAAGCTTGGTGATGGAACTACGACCCACATCACTAATTTCACGACGATAGACAGCGGAGTTTCTTATAAACAGATTGGAATTGGAACTGCATTCTCGTGTGGCCTCACGACCTCTAATAAAGTTAGATGCTGGGGCACGAATACATATGGCCAACTAGGGACAGGAAATTTAAATAATTCTTATACTCCGATTGATACTGATCCAAGCGAGTCATATCGCTCTATTAGCGTAGGATTGGACCGAACCTGCGGAATTACTATGGCCAACAAGCTTAAGTGCTGGGGAAATGGACTTCTTGGCGATAATGGTGCTGGAGACCCTAAAACACCGCATGTTATAGATAGCGCCAGTGACTATTCAAGTGTCACGGTTAATAACTCAGTCGCTTGTGCAATTAAAACAAATGGTTCGACAAAATGTTGGGGCGCT
- a CDS encoding RCC1 domain-containing protein: MGRLQALIERLWGSMRTYALLFVCFVLAACSAPKAEDYQAKEKIEKPTGSININDGAASTTSLGVTVKLSSSVATEMYVTNTAKCTGGGAWETLTSSKSWTLTKTGVSNTIYAKFKDAAGIESNCYSASITHVVSGSFSLASPASTTYINSSNVANFTLIGGCVNEGQNVTIKVTGFTDQTAVCTNGAWTKTMNLTSHADGSVTFTLTHSDLAPLYRPFRKDTSAPTASTFAIAGGAPAVSSLNTTLAMTATNAAEMYISNTSCSADGTWETFATSKNWTLATADTTNTVYFKVRDLGGNESNCLNDSILHDSVVPTVTIGAPVAGTWINNINNAAFALSGTCSEVGATVNLSITGQSLTNSATCSALNTWSVSWNLSTLADNAATPYQIIATLSRPSGNQGTGSKSYYKDVVLPTAPTFSNLPALSANTTNITVSSADATHYRYLIIEPGDISTCTDTTAAFSSDSLLSASLVYALTNQGGYKVCARSIDAAGNVSLAVTAGAWTRDTQAPSVLAVSASNADGTYDVASVITVKITFDEAVIVTGNPTLTLETGTVDRTATYSAGSNSKTLSFTYTVATGDAAADLDYVATTSLSLAGGTIKDANNFNAILTLPAPGNVNSLAGQKNIAIVDAGNLVPTLSDYPTGNSSDTSLYVGVSGGTITQYKYAIITSGSCASATFSAATPKTTRITASLTGYADGSNMKLCVVGGNASNTFQNNNSATVVSWVKDARVFASITSPAQNRVVEGGANQIITISLSAAKATDVTVYYRIGGDAVNPTHHNLANGSVVISAGSTSQTVTLSLPENAVADGEKLLNFHITGAIPSAGVTLDKNYQAQFYIRDNDSAFSVSKFAMGRSHACAITSDNALRCYGHNSYGQVGDGTNLFKETGVIIKPGTSFAQVAVGHSHTCAVTTLGALYCWGDNSKNQLGDTTSSPSNVPVAIDIANSYLSVSAGANHTCAITTTNKLRCWGYNFFSNLGDGSNLNSSLPINIDAAENYSYVAAGSESTCAITVDGYLKCWGRNASSQLGNGGSTTVTSPTAVDASVKYKNVAMGSGHACGVTLAGIMKCWGANTVGQLGNNSIFSETTPVEIDNLVTYNAVTVNDDSTLDTNQGFTCGVTLANTLKCWGHNALMQLADNSTTNRLLPVASDSGTLYSSVIASGSRACGVSTAGGLKCWGSLDGEKTRTLHPLGSGNGGKYFINRFKNISLGFNFPSFSGYPHSSSDAASFSCAVESNKLYCWGTTDALTTTGDGTGSVSYRRPAPIWIDPETQYSSVSPSHVSDMCALALDGTLKCWGKNDAGELGLVTKTADGLVYRPKIADPTAKYSSVAVGSTNVCGITQTGILKCMGENEYGQVGDGSAPSDVATMTTVDPGVSYLSVVIGQAHACGITSGNILKCWGQNTGSGIVGNNSATQVNTPTVIDFGVQYKKVSAGPYSTCGITLGNKLKCWGFAGTNKILGFNDSVDRLIPTLVDSYDYKDVQVTETHACAIRSDDELYCWGQARAFGYFTGNLEALPTAAVAPAVRVDTGITYGTLNLRSESTCAKTLGGQWRCAGRFLGDNLGTVDSGRNNTVSITAGQFGFHNPTFIHKDLGF; encoded by the coding sequence ATGGGCAGATTACAAGCACTTATAGAACGGCTTTGGGGTTCCATGCGAACCTATGCTTTGCTATTTGTGTGTTTTGTTTTAGCTGCCTGTAGTGCTCCGAAAGCTGAAGACTATCAAGCTAAAGAGAAAATTGAAAAGCCAACTGGAAGTATTAACATCAACGATGGAGCTGCTTCAACAACAAGCCTTGGCGTTACCGTCAAACTTTCATCTTCTGTAGCAACTGAAATGTATGTCACTAATACCGCCAAGTGTACCGGCGGCGGCGCTTGGGAAACTTTAACTTCAAGCAAATCTTGGACACTTACAAAAACTGGTGTCAGCAATACGATCTATGCAAAATTTAAAGACGCTGCCGGGATTGAATCAAATTGTTATTCAGCTTCAATTACTCACGTGGTGAGTGGAAGTTTTTCTTTAGCCTCCCCTGCATCGACGACTTACATCAATTCAAGCAACGTTGCTAACTTCACTCTCATCGGTGGATGCGTGAACGAAGGACAAAACGTCACGATCAAAGTCACCGGTTTTACTGATCAAACAGCTGTTTGCACAAATGGCGCTTGGACTAAGACTATGAATTTAACTTCCCACGCCGATGGAAGTGTCACCTTCACTCTTACACATTCTGATTTAGCTCCCCTTTACCGACCCTTTAGAAAAGACACGTCAGCACCCACCGCAAGTACTTTTGCGATTGCCGGGGGCGCACCTGCAGTTTCAAGTTTAAATACGACTTTAGCTATGACTGCGACAAATGCTGCTGAGATGTATATTTCTAACACCTCTTGCAGTGCTGATGGTACTTGGGAAACTTTTGCGACATCGAAAAATTGGACGTTGGCTACTGCAGATACAACTAACACTGTTTATTTTAAAGTGCGCGATCTTGGTGGGAATGAATCAAACTGTCTTAATGATTCAATCTTACATGATTCCGTGGTACCGACTGTGACCATTGGTGCGCCGGTTGCGGGAACGTGGATTAATAATATCAATAATGCCGCATTCGCGCTCAGCGGAACTTGTTCTGAAGTTGGCGCCACGGTTAATTTAAGTATCACCGGCCAAAGTTTAACCAACAGTGCAACCTGCTCTGCTTTAAATACTTGGTCTGTTTCTTGGAATTTATCTACGCTTGCTGATAACGCTGCTACACCTTATCAGATTATCGCGACCCTTTCCCGCCCTAGTGGCAATCAAGGAACAGGCTCAAAATCTTATTATAAAGATGTCGTATTACCGACGGCTCCCACCTTTAGTAATTTACCAGCCCTATCAGCCAATACGACGAATATCACAGTCAGCAGTGCGGATGCGACCCACTATCGATATTTGATTATTGAGCCTGGCGATATTTCTACTTGCACTGATACGACGGCGGCATTTAGCAGCGACAGCCTGCTTTCAGCCTCGCTTGTTTATGCACTGACCAATCAAGGTGGTTATAAAGTTTGCGCGCGCTCAATAGATGCCGCTGGTAACGTGTCTTTAGCGGTCACTGCAGGGGCGTGGACTCGTGATACTCAGGCACCAAGCGTTTTAGCGGTGTCCGCTAGCAATGCTGATGGCACTTACGATGTGGCATCGGTTATTACCGTTAAAATTACTTTCGATGAGGCCGTGATCGTCACTGGTAACCCGACCTTGACCCTTGAAACTGGGACTGTGGATCGCACGGCTACGTATTCGGCGGGTTCAAATTCCAAAACATTGTCATTCACATATACCGTTGCCACCGGTGATGCTGCTGCAGATTTAGATTATGTGGCGACCACGTCATTAAGCCTTGCTGGTGGAACGATTAAAGATGCTAATAATTTTAATGCGATTTTGACTTTGCCTGCTCCTGGGAATGTGAATTCCTTAGCGGGGCAGAAAAATATTGCGATCGTCGATGCTGGCAACCTAGTGCCGACTTTGTCTGATTATCCCACCGGGAATTCTTCAGATACAAGCCTCTATGTTGGCGTCAGTGGTGGGACCATCACTCAATATAAATACGCAATCATCACCTCTGGTTCTTGCGCTTCGGCGACCTTTTCAGCTGCCACACCCAAAACCACCCGAATCACAGCTTCGCTGACGGGCTATGCTGATGGAAGTAATATGAAACTGTGTGTGGTTGGTGGTAATGCCTCTAACACTTTTCAAAATAACAATTCAGCGACTGTGGTTTCTTGGGTTAAAGACGCTCGAGTCTTTGCTTCCATCACTTCGCCAGCGCAAAATCGCGTGGTCGAAGGTGGGGCAAATCAAATTATCACAATCTCTTTAAGTGCTGCCAAAGCAACTGATGTGACGGTTTATTATCGAATCGGTGGGGATGCCGTTAATCCAACCCATCATAATTTAGCCAACGGCAGTGTTGTTATTTCGGCGGGTTCTACCTCTCAGACAGTGACTTTAAGTTTGCCTGAGAATGCCGTTGCCGATGGTGAAAAGCTTCTTAACTTTCATATTACGGGGGCGATTCCTTCTGCTGGAGTTACGTTAGATAAAAACTATCAAGCTCAGTTTTATATCAGGGATAATGATTCTGCTTTTAGTGTTTCTAAATTCGCTATGGGTAGATCCCATGCTTGCGCTATCACAAGCGACAATGCTTTAAGATGTTATGGGCATAATTCCTATGGCCAAGTGGGCGATGGTACAAACCTGTTTAAAGAAACAGGCGTGATTATTAAGCCGGGCACTTCATTTGCGCAAGTAGCGGTTGGCCATAGTCATACCTGTGCAGTGACTACCTTAGGTGCACTTTATTGTTGGGGAGATAACTCTAAGAATCAGCTTGGTGACACCACGTCCTCTCCTAGCAACGTTCCTGTCGCCATTGATATAGCTAATAGTTATTTGTCTGTTTCAGCAGGTGCTAATCATACTTGTGCTATTACGACGACAAATAAGCTTCGCTGCTGGGGATATAATTTCTTTAGCAATCTTGGTGATGGGTCTAACTTAAATAGTTCATTACCTATAAATATCGATGCTGCAGAAAATTATTCTTATGTTGCCGCAGGCTCTGAATCAACTTGCGCCATCACTGTTGACGGATATTTAAAATGTTGGGGGCGAAACGCCAGTTCCCAACTAGGAAATGGCGGTTCCACAACAGTGACCTCCCCGACCGCTGTTGATGCTTCGGTTAAATATAAAAATGTCGCTATGGGATCAGGTCATGCCTGCGGAGTCACCTTAGCGGGTATTATGAAATGCTGGGGTGCTAATACAGTCGGTCAGCTTGGGAATAACTCCATTTTTTCAGAAACCACACCTGTAGAGATTGATAATCTAGTTACCTATAATGCAGTGACAGTGAATGACGATTCAACGTTGGATACCAATCAAGGCTTTACCTGCGGAGTGACCTTAGCAAATACTTTAAAATGTTGGGGACACAATGCGCTTATGCAGCTTGCTGATAATTCGACCACGAATAGACTGCTTCCTGTCGCTTCTGATTCTGGCACTTTATATTCATCCGTGATTGCTAGCGGTTCTCGCGCTTGCGGCGTTAGTACTGCGGGTGGATTAAAATGCTGGGGATCTTTGGATGGTGAAAAAACAAGAACTCTTCACCCACTGGGTTCTGGCAATGGTGGGAAATACTTTATTAATCGCTTTAAGAATATAAGTCTTGGATTTAATTTCCCAAGTTTTTCAGGCTACCCACATAGCAGCAGCGATGCGGCAAGCTTTAGCTGTGCAGTAGAAAGTAATAAGCTTTACTGTTGGGGAACGACAGATGCGTTAACGACAACGGGTGATGGAACTGGAAGCGTTTCCTATCGTAGACCTGCGCCTATTTGGATCGATCCAGAAACTCAGTATTCGTCTGTGTCCCCGTCCCATGTGTCAGATATGTGTGCCCTTGCCCTTGATGGTACTTTGAAGTGCTGGGGAAAAAATGATGCTGGTGAATTAGGATTAGTGACTAAGACTGCTGATGGCTTAGTTTATCGGCCTAAGATTGCTGATCCAACGGCGAAATATTCTTCTGTTGCTGTTGGATCTACTAACGTCTGCGGTATTACCCAAACTGGAATTTTAAAATGCATGGGTGAAAACGAGTATGGCCAAGTCGGTGATGGCAGTGCACCTTCCGATGTTGCAACGATGACTACTGTGGATCCTGGTGTGTCTTACCTATCAGTTGTAATAGGCCAAGCCCATGCGTGTGGAATCACTAGCGGTAATATTTTGAAATGCTGGGGGCAAAACACTGGAAGCGGTATTGTCGGCAACAACTCTGCTACGCAAGTGAATACTCCAACTGTGATCGACTTTGGTGTTCAATATAAAAAAGTTTCTGCAGGACCTTATTCTACGTGCGGAATCACGTTAGGAAATAAATTAAAATGTTGGGGCTTTGCTGGCACAAACAAGATTCTTGGATTTAACGATTCCGTGGATCGTCTGATTCCAACTTTAGTTGACAGTTATGATTATAAAGACGTTCAAGTGACAGAGACCCATGCTTGCGCTATTCGCAGTGATGATGAGCTTTACTGCTGGGGCCAAGCAAGAGCATTTGGTTATTTCACTGGGAATTTAGAAGCATTGCCGACGGCTGCAGTGGCTCCTGCAGTCAGGGTTGATACAGGTATAACTTATGGCACTCTTAACCTTCGCAGTGAATCGACTTGTGCAAAAACTTTGGGTGGTCAATGGCGTTGCGCGGGACGCTTCCTTGGCGATAATTTAGGGACTGTGGATAGTGGTCGCAACAACACTGTCAGTATAACTGCGGGTCAGTTTGGATTTCACAATCCTACATTCATCCACAAGGACCTTGGATTCTAG